A window from Mycobacterium saskatchewanense encodes these proteins:
- a CDS encoding aldehyde dehydrogenase family protein has translation MTEAVKVRFEPKMMIDGKLVDGQAGTFTNVNPATEEPLGEVADASVQDMHRAIDAARRAFDETDWSTNHELRKRCLLQLHEAIEAEKEELREELILEVGSPRAITFGPQLDAPLEDGLKYPARLIDEYAWETDLGDKVISLTGTLTTRKVWREPVGVVGAIVPWNFPFEVTINKLGQALGTGNTVVLKPAPDTPFNATRLGRLIAEKTDIPPGVVNVVTASDHLVGEELTLSAKVDLISFTGSTAVGKRIMEKGAATMKRLFLELGGKSATIVLEDADFGLACAIGIAPCMHAGQGCANPTRMLLPRSRYDEGVAILKSIYENVTCGDPQDPGTLCGPVISDKQRKRVLGYIDKGVEEGATALVGGPDAPTGFDRGFYVRPTLFVDVDNKMTIAQEEIFGPVLSVIPFDDEEEAIRIANDSAYGLAGNVMSGSLEHSLAVARRIKAGFIGVNGGAPYGADTPFGGYKASGVGRQNGVAGFDQYTEIKSVAYPAG, from the coding sequence ATGACCGAGGCTGTAAAGGTTCGATTCGAACCGAAGATGATGATCGACGGCAAGCTGGTCGACGGCCAGGCCGGCACCTTCACCAACGTCAATCCCGCCACCGAGGAGCCGCTCGGCGAGGTCGCCGACGCGTCCGTCCAGGACATGCACCGGGCCATCGACGCCGCCCGGCGGGCCTTCGACGAGACCGACTGGTCGACCAACCACGAGTTGCGCAAGCGCTGCCTGCTGCAGCTGCACGAGGCGATCGAAGCGGAGAAGGAGGAGCTGCGCGAGGAGCTCATCCTCGAGGTGGGGTCGCCCCGCGCGATCACGTTCGGCCCGCAACTGGATGCCCCGCTGGAAGACGGATTGAAGTATCCCGCCCGGCTGATCGATGAGTACGCGTGGGAGACCGACCTGGGCGACAAGGTGATCAGCCTGACCGGAACGCTGACCACCCGCAAGGTGTGGCGGGAACCGGTCGGTGTGGTGGGCGCGATCGTGCCGTGGAACTTCCCGTTCGAGGTCACCATCAACAAGCTCGGTCAGGCGCTGGGCACCGGCAACACGGTGGTGCTCAAGCCGGCGCCGGACACGCCGTTCAACGCGACCCGGCTGGGCCGGCTGATCGCCGAAAAGACCGATATCCCACCGGGTGTGGTCAACGTCGTCACCGCGTCGGATCACCTGGTGGGCGAGGAGCTCACGCTGTCGGCGAAAGTCGACCTGATCTCGTTCACCGGTTCGACCGCGGTGGGCAAGCGGATCATGGAAAAGGGCGCGGCGACAATGAAGCGGCTGTTCCTGGAACTCGGCGGCAAGTCGGCCACCATCGTGCTGGAAGACGCCGACTTCGGACTGGCCTGCGCGATCGGCATCGCGCCGTGCATGCATGCCGGGCAGGGCTGCGCCAACCCGACGCGGATGCTCCTGCCGCGGTCCCGCTACGACGAGGGGGTGGCGATCCTGAAGAGCATCTACGAGAACGTTACGTGCGGCGACCCGCAGGACCCCGGAACGCTGTGCGGCCCGGTGATCTCGGACAAGCAACGCAAGCGCGTGCTCGGCTACATCGACAAGGGCGTGGAAGAAGGCGCCACCGCCCTGGTCGGCGGGCCCGACGCGCCCACCGGTTTCGACCGCGGCTTCTATGTCAGGCCAACGCTTTTCGTTGACGTCGACAACAAGATGACGATCGCGCAGGAGGAAATCTTCGGCCCGGTGCTGTCGGTCATCCCGTTCGACGACGAGGAGGAAGCGATCCGGATCGCCAACGACAGCGCGTATGGGCTGGCCGGCAACGTCATGTCGGGCTCGCTGGAGCACTCGTTGGCGGTGGCCCGCCGCATCAAGGCGGGCTTCATCGGCGTCAACGGCGGCGCGCCGTACGGCGCCGACACGCCCTTCGGCGGGTACAAGGCCAGCGGGGTGGGCCGCCAGAACGGTGTCGCCGGGTTCGACCAGTACACCGAGATCAAGTCGGTGGCCTACCCGGCGGGGTAG
- a CDS encoding cytochrome P450, producing MEQLFDDLEDFGAFDDAVSGDVRDPYTELARLRREEPIQRLDVSGMPHEESKPVFIVYRHEEAQQMLRDNETFSSAAVIAAFGPVLGERVMLGMDEPVHGRLRALVSKAFSQKALARWEDELVGRVGNSLIDGFVANGKADLVKEFTFDYPSRIIAGLLGLPEEDYPQFQRWSISLLSWILNPERGLAASAALCGYFAPILRARRAQPRDDLISALAEAEIDGEKLADQEIYSFLRLLLPAGVETTYRSLGNLLLALLSDPAQLDAVRADRSLLPQAIEEGVRWEAPLLTITRVATRDTELGGVPIPAGSTVMPMLGAANRQEDRYPNPDTFDIFRQPRAHLGWGHGVHVCLGMHLARLEMRTAVNLLLDRLPNLRLDPDADDPHIRGQVFRSPTSVPVLFDPR from the coding sequence ATGGAGCAGCTTTTCGACGACCTGGAAGACTTCGGTGCCTTCGACGACGCGGTGTCGGGTGACGTGCGCGACCCGTACACCGAACTGGCGAGGTTGCGCCGCGAGGAGCCCATCCAGCGCCTGGACGTCTCCGGCATGCCGCACGAGGAGTCCAAGCCGGTCTTCATCGTCTACCGCCACGAAGAGGCCCAGCAGATGCTGCGCGACAACGAGACGTTTTCGTCGGCGGCCGTTATCGCGGCGTTCGGCCCGGTGCTGGGGGAGCGCGTCATGCTGGGCATGGACGAGCCCGTGCACGGCCGGTTGCGGGCGCTGGTGTCAAAGGCGTTTTCGCAGAAGGCCTTGGCGCGCTGGGAAGACGAGCTGGTCGGGCGGGTGGGCAATAGCCTCATCGACGGGTTCGTCGCGAACGGCAAGGCCGACCTGGTCAAGGAATTCACCTTCGACTACCCGAGTCGGATCATCGCGGGCCTGCTGGGCCTGCCGGAGGAGGATTATCCGCAGTTCCAACGCTGGTCGATCTCGTTGTTGAGCTGGATCCTGAATCCCGAACGTGGCCTTGCCGCCTCGGCCGCGCTCTGCGGTTACTTCGCGCCGATCCTGCGGGCCCGCCGCGCCCAACCCAGGGACGATCTGATCAGCGCGCTGGCCGAGGCGGAGATCGACGGGGAGAAGCTGGCCGACCAGGAGATCTACTCGTTCCTGCGCCTACTGCTGCCTGCCGGGGTGGAGACGACGTACCGGTCGCTGGGCAATCTGCTTCTCGCGCTGCTGTCCGACCCCGCGCAGTTGGATGCCGTCCGCGCGGACCGGTCGTTACTGCCCCAGGCCATCGAAGAAGGCGTGCGCTGGGAAGCGCCCCTGCTGACCATCACCCGGGTCGCCACCCGCGACACCGAACTCGGAGGGGTGCCGATACCGGCCGGCTCGACTGTGATGCCGATGCTGGGCGCCGCCAACCGGCAGGAAGACCGCTACCCCAATCCGGATACGTTCGACATCTTTCGGCAACCGCGGGCGCACCTGGGCTGGGGGCACGGCGTGCACGTCTGCCTGGGCATGCACCTGGCGCGGCTGGAAATGCGCACCGCCGTCAATCTTTTGCTCGACCGGCTGCCGAACCTGCGGTTGGACCCCGACGCGGACGACCCGCACATCCGCGGCCAGGTTTTCCGCTCGCCGACGTCGGTGCCGGTGCTTTTCGACCCCCGGTAA
- a CDS encoding SDR family oxidoreductase, with amino-acid sequence MAEPRTVVITGASRGLGFASAVRMYFEGWRVIAAMRAPDNAMPPLREATGAGQGDDRLVGVQLDLLDADSIASAAEAIEESVGAPYALVHNAGISAAGMVEETDTMLWQKMFATHVLGPVALTKALLPSMRAAGQGRIVLVSSVAGVRGQPGTAPYSAAKGALERWAESMAVEIAPFGLGVTVLVAGTYDTDIITDAGTTDTRDLGGPYARLHHTMNSRGRFAVSFARRPERFTDGLVAALDERSAFRRRGVGPDASMLLVANRIAPAAGMHHVSRIVLGIPRQGSMRDGAWPLTVGQRAMVFATRVLPNPLLRRLANRRELKEQ; translated from the coding sequence ATGGCTGAGCCCCGCACGGTCGTCATCACCGGCGCCTCCCGAGGACTGGGCTTCGCGTCGGCGGTGCGGATGTACTTCGAGGGATGGCGCGTGATCGCGGCCATGCGCGCCCCCGACAATGCAATGCCGCCGCTGCGCGAGGCGACCGGTGCCGGACAGGGCGACGACCGGCTGGTCGGCGTGCAGCTCGACCTGCTGGACGCCGACTCGATCGCCTCGGCCGCCGAGGCGATCGAAGAGTCCGTCGGCGCGCCATATGCACTCGTGCACAACGCCGGCATCTCCGCCGCCGGGATGGTCGAGGAGACCGATACGATGTTGTGGCAGAAGATGTTCGCCACGCATGTCCTGGGTCCCGTCGCGCTTACCAAGGCGTTGTTGCCATCGATGCGGGCGGCGGGCCAGGGGCGCATCGTGCTCGTGTCCAGCGTGGCCGGGGTCCGCGGGCAGCCGGGCACCGCGCCGTACTCGGCGGCCAAGGGAGCCCTGGAGCGGTGGGCTGAGTCGATGGCCGTGGAGATCGCGCCGTTCGGCCTCGGGGTCACCGTGTTGGTGGCCGGCACGTATGACACCGACATCATCACCGACGCGGGCACCACCGACACCCGTGACCTCGGCGGCCCGTACGCCCGGCTGCACCACACCATGAACAGCCGGGGGCGGTTCGCGGTGAGCTTCGCCCGCCGGCCCGAACGGTTCACCGACGGCCTGGTCGCGGCGCTGGATGAGCGCAGCGCATTCCGCCGCCGCGGGGTCGGCCCGGACGCCTCGATGCTGTTGGTTGCCAACAGGATTGCGCCGGCCGCCGGCATGCACCACGTGTCCAGGATCGTGCTGGGCATCCCCAGGCAGGGCTCGATGCGGGACGGGGCGTGGCCGTTGACAGTGGGCCAGAGGGCCATGGTGTTCGCCACGCGGGTTCTGCCTAATCCGCTGTTACGGCGCTTGGCAAACCGACGCGAGCTGAAGGAGCAGTGA
- a CDS encoding spirocyclase AveC family protein gives MSTDQSHATDEAASRPGEKRGRGGWVAGAALAAFVLFFVANCRTALDPRVANPNVQGRPRPVRFVFGLDYITFLHISTVVMLSVLLVVFVRGWRRNPGSPVLLMFLCTTLIVWQDPIMNWAPFAVYNPDLIHWPESWPLVSLSPTVEPFVVFGYVTFYFGPYFPAVWILRKLQTKRGPRAFVSRHPLVSLGLLTCVIGFVFDAWLEIQLVHMGMYIYSQVIPWGSVFTGTTFQFPLIWESFSVTFVMVPAAILCYRDDTGRSVAEKLAAKAEVFPARPVLGTFLVMFAIINVSYFAYGAWFAVIKASKAATSVACPWPYPEAKVFDPQGFYERAGAQGPYSVGIWSTWMSGQPGGRPHVQPPPPGRGRCAGNNG, from the coding sequence ATGTCCACCGACCAGTCACACGCCACGGACGAGGCGGCCAGCCGGCCGGGTGAGAAACGCGGCCGGGGCGGATGGGTCGCCGGCGCCGCCCTGGCGGCGTTCGTGCTGTTCTTCGTCGCGAACTGCCGCACCGCCCTCGACCCGCGTGTGGCCAACCCGAACGTGCAGGGCCGGCCGCGCCCCGTCCGATTCGTCTTCGGCTTGGACTACATCACGTTCCTGCACATCTCCACCGTGGTCATGCTGTCGGTGCTGCTCGTGGTGTTCGTCAGGGGCTGGCGGCGAAACCCCGGTAGTCCGGTGCTGCTGATGTTCCTGTGCACCACGCTGATCGTGTGGCAGGACCCGATCATGAACTGGGCGCCGTTCGCGGTGTACAACCCCGACCTGATCCACTGGCCGGAGTCGTGGCCGCTGGTGTCGCTCTCGCCGACCGTCGAGCCGTTCGTCGTATTCGGTTACGTCACTTTCTATTTCGGGCCTTATTTTCCGGCGGTCTGGATCCTGCGCAAACTGCAGACCAAGCGCGGGCCCCGGGCATTCGTGTCGCGGCACCCGCTGGTCAGCCTCGGCCTGCTGACCTGTGTGATCGGCTTCGTCTTCGACGCGTGGCTGGAGATCCAGCTCGTCCACATGGGCATGTACATCTACTCGCAGGTGATCCCCTGGGGTTCGGTATTCACCGGCACGACATTCCAGTTCCCACTGATCTGGGAGTCGTTCTCGGTGACCTTCGTGATGGTGCCCGCGGCGATCCTGTGTTATCGCGACGACACCGGTAGATCCGTGGCGGAGAAACTTGCCGCGAAAGCCGAAGTCTTCCCGGCGCGCCCGGTGCTCGGGACGTTCCTGGTGATGTTCGCGATCATCAACGTGTCGTATTTTGCCTACGGGGCGTGGTTCGCCGTGATCAAAGCCAGTAAAGCGGCAACGTCGGTCGCCTGCCCCTGGCCGTACCCGGAAGCCAAAGTCTTTGACCCGCAGGGTTTCTACGAGAGGGCCGGTGCTCAAGGACCATACTCCGTCGGCATCTGGTCGACGTGGATGAGCGGGCAGCCGGGCGGACGGCCGCACGTCCAACCCCCACCGCCGGGTCGGGGCCGGTGTGCCGGCAACAATGGCTGA
- a CDS encoding ABC transporter substrate-binding protein, which produces MSYESSAEPIKVGYLMDFTLPPGFPDGMKADFTRCFDLVFSEAVEHGLLDRPVEMRYREVEGLPKGSVKAVVDAFGELVDEGCLVVFGPHITDNCVPTREAIEDRFKVPAISVTGTDDWLGEWTFAFPQGSMTDEPIFIADLVGKRGITEIGVLVEQSLIGESYLRNLRSACRRKGVRIVAEAAIAQTAQDIGGAVRTLHDAKVEAIVHLGFGFGIVFVNPALQAVDWDPPRFTTTAFQNAWVNPTMWDAFTGWIGVDQYDERNRLGQGFLDRYATKYGGRRPEYCVPVVNHDVAATLVHAFAEAHPLSPRGVKEALERVKMMPAASGAPGTRVSFGKWTRRAWMGAGYLVARTLDADGVTSHLVDRFGEEA; this is translated from the coding sequence ATGTCCTACGAAAGCAGCGCGGAGCCGATCAAGGTCGGCTACTTGATGGACTTCACGCTTCCCCCGGGTTTCCCGGACGGGATGAAGGCCGACTTCACGCGATGCTTCGATCTCGTCTTCTCCGAGGCCGTCGAGCACGGGCTGCTGGACCGGCCCGTCGAAATGCGGTATCGCGAAGTGGAGGGGCTGCCCAAGGGCTCGGTCAAGGCGGTAGTCGACGCCTTCGGTGAGCTGGTGGACGAGGGCTGCCTGGTGGTGTTCGGTCCGCACATCACCGACAACTGCGTGCCCACCCGCGAGGCAATCGAAGATAGATTCAAGGTCCCGGCGATCAGCGTCACGGGCACCGATGACTGGTTGGGCGAGTGGACTTTCGCCTTCCCGCAGGGATCGATGACCGACGAGCCGATCTTCATCGCCGACCTCGTCGGCAAGCGGGGGATCACCGAGATCGGGGTCCTCGTCGAGCAGAGCCTGATCGGCGAAAGCTACCTCAGGAATCTGCGAAGCGCGTGCCGGCGCAAGGGCGTTCGCATCGTCGCCGAAGCCGCGATCGCGCAGACCGCGCAGGACATCGGCGGCGCCGTGCGCACCCTGCACGACGCGAAGGTCGAAGCGATCGTGCACCTGGGTTTCGGGTTCGGGATCGTGTTCGTCAACCCTGCGCTGCAGGCGGTCGACTGGGACCCGCCCAGGTTCACGACCACGGCCTTCCAGAACGCGTGGGTGAATCCGACCATGTGGGACGCGTTCACGGGCTGGATCGGGGTCGATCAGTACGACGAACGGAATCGGCTCGGCCAAGGCTTTCTCGACCGGTACGCCACAAAGTACGGCGGTAGGCGCCCCGAATACTGCGTGCCCGTGGTCAATCACGACGTCGCCGCCACGCTCGTGCATGCCTTTGCCGAGGCGCACCCGCTCAGCCCGCGTGGTGTCAAGGAGGCGCTGGAGAGGGTGAAGATGATGCCCGCCGCGTCGGGCGCACCCGGCACTCGCGTGTCGTTCGGCAAATGGACGCGACGGGCGTGGATGGGTGCCGGCTACCTGGTGGCACGCACCCTCGACGCCGACGGTGTCACTTCGCATCTGGTCGACCGGTTCGGGGAGGAGGCCTGA
- a CDS encoding CbbQ/NirQ/NorQ/GpvN family protein — MTNDVRPYYTAIAGEEAVFKAAYRQGLALVLKGPTGCGKTRFVEAMAYDLGRPLITVACHDDLTTADLVGRYLLRGDETVWVDGPLTRAVREGAICYLDEVVEARQDTTVVLHPLADHRRQLPIERLGVTLDAAPEFGLVVSYNPGYQSVLKDLKDSTRQRMVAIEFGFPAPDVEEKIVAHEAGVDGATAAELVRFGQAIRRLEAGGLREVASTRVLVAAGRLVAEGLPMRQAARAAIAGPLTDDVAVGGALCEMIDVYLNGTQRSGD; from the coding sequence GTGACGAACGACGTCCGGCCCTATTACACGGCCATCGCGGGCGAGGAGGCGGTCTTCAAGGCGGCCTACCGACAGGGTCTGGCACTCGTGTTGAAGGGGCCGACGGGCTGCGGCAAGACGCGCTTCGTCGAAGCGATGGCCTACGACCTGGGCCGGCCGCTCATCACGGTCGCCTGCCATGACGACCTCACCACCGCCGATCTCGTCGGCCGCTATCTGCTGCGCGGCGACGAGACGGTCTGGGTGGACGGCCCGCTGACCCGTGCGGTGCGCGAGGGGGCAATCTGCTATCTCGACGAGGTCGTCGAGGCTCGGCAGGACACCACCGTGGTGCTGCACCCGCTGGCCGACCACCGCCGGCAGCTGCCCATCGAGCGTCTCGGCGTCACGCTGGACGCGGCGCCCGAATTCGGTCTGGTGGTGTCGTACAACCCCGGCTACCAAAGCGTGCTCAAGGACCTGAAGGACTCGACGCGGCAGCGCATGGTCGCCATCGAATTCGGTTTTCCCGCACCGGACGTCGAAGAGAAGATCGTCGCGCACGAGGCGGGCGTGGACGGTGCCACCGCGGCCGAGCTGGTGCGCTTCGGACAGGCCATCCGGCGGCTGGAAGCGGGGGGGCTGCGTGAAGTCGCGTCAACCCGGGTGCTCGTCGCCGCGGGGAGGCTCGTCGCCGAGGGGCTGCCGATGCGGCAGGCGGCGCGGGCCGCGATCGCCGGGCCGCTGACTGACGACGTGGCGGTGGGCGGGGCACTTTGCGAGATGATCGACGTCTACCTGAACGGGACCCAGCGCTCCGGTGATTGA
- a CDS encoding nitric oxide reductase activation protein NorD, with product MGNDARADRLPGLGMIASALAGRTVAVVELPAGQSPWTDGQTIHVAAGAPAGGEHRALKAVAVHASMIAAGSLHPDVLRPMVRHPRLARRFLAVEGHRALAANRDVLPGILASFGDQEIAGRSRSPAMSLRIAMGRGKLDDPPTEFGVIRPAKVLSACSAAAQRQEDREDPQHVPRGPGARELADLDDGATDDSDGPDLFTSLVGGGGLIGRWLKKLLSPARKNGRGAGPPGADSPTHRTNSGPRGSRAVSSLASASGADVRDERPSTAGQGIPYPEWDATRRTYRHAWCTVWEVEPAIKAQATQAIDDAAGVRRALSRLGMGLHRRRRQSQGDDIDIDAAVEARVDAAAGSVPGEAVYFDTVRRRRDLAVLLLLDVSGSAGEPGTLGRTVHEHQRATVANLAVALDGLGDRVALYAYYSQGRRAVSMVAVKRFDDHLDSRVMKRLNSLEPGAYSRLGAAIRHGSAVLEARGGTSRRLLVVVSDGLAYDHGYERPYGAADAHRALGEARRRGTGCVCLTVGAGTDVRSLRRVFGSAAHTTASCPDQLAGVIGPLFRSALRSAESRRAVHRRFA from the coding sequence GTGGGGAACGACGCCCGTGCCGACCGGCTGCCGGGCCTGGGCATGATCGCGTCCGCGCTCGCTGGCCGAACGGTGGCGGTCGTCGAATTGCCAGCGGGCCAATCGCCGTGGACGGACGGCCAGACGATTCACGTGGCGGCCGGTGCTCCGGCCGGGGGCGAACACCGCGCCCTGAAGGCGGTCGCCGTGCATGCGTCGATGATCGCGGCGGGCAGCCTGCACCCAGACGTGCTTCGCCCCATGGTGCGACACCCGCGGCTGGCCAGGCGCTTCCTGGCGGTCGAGGGCCACCGTGCGCTGGCCGCCAATCGCGATGTGCTGCCGGGAATTCTGGCATCATTCGGCGACCAGGAGATCGCGGGTCGCAGCCGTTCGCCGGCGATGTCGCTTCGGATAGCCATGGGGCGCGGCAAGCTCGACGACCCGCCGACCGAATTCGGGGTGATTCGTCCCGCCAAGGTGCTCTCCGCGTGTTCCGCAGCGGCGCAACGACAGGAGGACCGGGAGGATCCGCAACATGTGCCGCGGGGTCCCGGAGCGCGCGAACTCGCGGATCTCGATGACGGCGCGACCGACGATTCCGATGGCCCGGACTTGTTCACCAGCCTCGTCGGCGGGGGCGGCTTGATCGGGAGATGGCTGAAGAAACTGCTGTCGCCGGCGCGCAAGAACGGCCGCGGGGCCGGACCGCCGGGTGCGGATTCGCCCACGCATCGGACTAATTCGGGGCCCCGCGGTTCGCGCGCCGTGTCGTCGCTGGCGTCTGCGTCGGGGGCCGATGTGCGCGACGAGCGGCCCTCGACGGCGGGGCAGGGCATCCCGTATCCGGAATGGGACGCCACCCGTCGGACGTATCGGCACGCATGGTGCACCGTGTGGGAGGTCGAGCCGGCGATCAAAGCGCAGGCGACGCAGGCAATCGACGATGCTGCCGGCGTGCGGCGCGCCCTCTCGCGCCTGGGGATGGGCCTGCACCGGCGCCGCCGCCAGTCGCAGGGCGACGACATCGACATCGACGCGGCGGTCGAAGCGCGTGTCGACGCGGCGGCCGGGTCCGTACCCGGCGAAGCGGTCTACTTTGACACCGTGCGGCGCCGGCGCGACCTGGCCGTGCTGCTCCTTCTCGACGTTTCGGGATCGGCGGGGGAGCCCGGGACCCTGGGACGGACGGTGCACGAGCACCAGCGCGCGACCGTTGCCAACCTCGCGGTCGCGCTGGACGGCCTCGGTGACCGGGTCGCTTTGTACGCCTACTACTCGCAGGGCCGGCGGGCGGTGAGCATGGTGGCGGTCAAACGGTTCGACGACCACCTGGACTCCCGAGTCATGAAGCGGCTCAACAGCCTCGAGCCCGGTGCCTACTCGCGCCTCGGGGCGGCCATCCGTCACGGGTCGGCGGTCCTGGAGGCCCGCGGCGGCACGTCCAGGCGACTGCTGGTTGTCGTGTCCGACGGACTCGCCTACGACCACGGGTATGAACGCCCCTACGGCGCCGCGGACGCGCACCGCGCCCTGGGCGAGGCCCGCCGCCGCGGCACCGGTTGCGTGTGCCTGACAGTCGGCGCGGGCACCGACGTGCGCTCGCTGCGGCGGGTGTTCGGCAGCGCCGCGCACACGACCGCCTCGTGCCCGGATCAACTCGCCGGTGTGATCGGACCGCTGTTTCGATCCGCGCTGCGCTCGGCCGAGTCGCGCCGCGCGGTCCATCGGAGGTTTGCGTGA
- a CDS encoding SDR family NAD(P)-dependent oxidoreductase, with protein MIDFTGRVAVVTGAGRGLGRLYALDLARRGAAVVVNDLGGSMRGGGADSGVADEVVGEITNAGGTAVASYDSVATAAGGQAIVEAAVESFGRLDAVVSNAGIFGSVPFEELSPDDWTRMLRVHLDGGFYVSQPAYRVMKRNGGGRFVFISSSAGIFGQPMEAHYAAAKAGLVGLTNVVAIEGEAHGILANSVMPTGFSRMVTETVGDPKFLAESGFMRAIRPELVVPLVTFLASTACTFTHRNYSAAAGRYARVFVGLGEGWLADADSEPTAEDIEDHLEELSSTKPFLVPASIVDEVLEVCERRGISAMPNDADVAFPRPRG; from the coding sequence ATGATTGATTTCACCGGCCGGGTGGCCGTGGTCACCGGCGCCGGACGCGGGCTGGGGCGACTGTACGCGCTGGATCTGGCGCGGCGGGGGGCCGCCGTGGTGGTCAACGACCTCGGCGGGTCGATGCGTGGCGGGGGCGCCGACTCCGGTGTCGCCGACGAAGTGGTCGGCGAAATCACAAACGCGGGCGGCACGGCGGTCGCCTCCTATGACTCGGTCGCCACCGCCGCGGGCGGCCAAGCGATAGTCGAGGCGGCAGTGGAGTCGTTCGGGCGACTCGACGCGGTCGTCAGCAATGCGGGAATCTTCGGCAGCGTGCCGTTCGAAGAACTCTCGCCCGACGACTGGACACGCATGCTGCGCGTGCACCTCGACGGCGGCTTCTATGTGTCCCAGCCGGCGTACCGGGTGATGAAGCGCAACGGCGGCGGCCGTTTCGTCTTCATCTCCTCCTCCGCCGGGATCTTCGGGCAGCCGATGGAAGCTCACTACGCCGCGGCCAAGGCCGGACTGGTGGGGCTGACCAACGTGGTCGCCATCGAGGGGGAAGCTCATGGCATCCTCGCCAATTCCGTCATGCCAACCGGATTTTCCCGGATGGTCACCGAAACCGTCGGCGACCCGAAATTCCTTGCCGAGTCAGGCTTCATGCGGGCCATTCGGCCCGAACTCGTCGTGCCGCTGGTGACCTTCCTGGCGAGCACCGCCTGCACCTTCACTCACCGCAACTATTCGGCCGCCGCCGGACGCTACGCGCGTGTGTTCGTCGGCCTGGGCGAGGGTTGGTTGGCCGACGCCGACAGCGAGCCGACTGCGGAAGACATCGAGGACCATCTCGAGGAGCTGTCCTCCACGAAGCCGTTCTTAGTGCCCGCTTCGATCGTCGACGAGGTGCTGGAGGTGTGTGAGCGCCGTGGCATCAGCGCTATGCCGAACGATGCCGACGTCGCATTCCCCCGTCCTCGCGGGTGA
- a CDS encoding acyl-CoA dehydrogenase family protein, producing the protein MDFSYPAEVERLRTDLRDWLSANLTEELVAARRPAGRDDAAIEMLRAWSRTMADAGWAAVSWPREYGGRGATVLEQLVYTEETTRARAPMPLNVIGMNNIAPAIMQYGTEEQKKTLLPRMLRADDIWCQGMSEPEAGSDLASLRTRAVRDRDGFVVNGQKIWTSLGHRADWCQLYVRTDPEVPKHKGISCLIVDMALPGIEVRPLVTLNGEADFAEVFFNDVRVPGDALLGPLNSGWQVATTTLSHERAGAARLYAEMQARLEEMVDDFAAAREGRAPGPLEDPVILRRLGEIAVRVKYLEVLCQRSISATLHGGDPFASASLAKTVWGEIGQDMAALAFDVLGSRGADGSWASYRLTSRSLTIAGGTTQINKNITAQRVLGLPRK; encoded by the coding sequence GTGGACTTCTCCTACCCAGCGGAAGTGGAACGCCTCCGCACCGATCTGCGCGACTGGCTGTCCGCGAACCTTACCGAGGAGCTGGTGGCCGCCCGGCGCCCCGCGGGGCGCGACGACGCCGCAATCGAGATGCTGCGCGCCTGGAGCCGGACGATGGCCGACGCGGGCTGGGCCGCCGTCTCGTGGCCCCGCGAATACGGCGGCCGGGGCGCGACCGTCCTCGAACAACTGGTCTACACCGAGGAGACCACGCGTGCCCGGGCTCCCATGCCGCTCAACGTCATTGGGATGAACAACATCGCACCCGCGATCATGCAGTACGGGACCGAAGAACAGAAGAAGACGCTGCTGCCCCGAATGCTGCGGGCCGACGACATCTGGTGCCAGGGCATGTCCGAGCCTGAAGCGGGATCCGATCTCGCCTCCCTGCGCACGCGCGCGGTGCGCGATCGCGACGGCTTCGTCGTCAACGGCCAGAAGATCTGGACCTCGCTCGGGCATCGCGCGGACTGGTGTCAGTTGTATGTGCGCACCGATCCCGAGGTCCCGAAGCACAAGGGCATCTCATGCCTCATCGTCGACATGGCGCTGCCCGGCATCGAGGTGCGCCCGCTCGTCACGCTCAACGGTGAGGCCGATTTCGCCGAGGTGTTCTTCAACGACGTCCGGGTACCGGGCGATGCGTTGCTCGGACCCCTCAACTCCGGCTGGCAGGTGGCCACCACCACGCTGAGCCACGAGCGCGCCGGAGCCGCGCGGCTCTACGCCGAGATGCAGGCCAGGCTGGAAGAAATGGTGGACGACTTCGCCGCGGCCCGGGAAGGACGCGCGCCCGGCCCCCTGGAGGACCCGGTGATACTGCGGCGTCTCGGCGAAATCGCCGTCCGCGTCAAGTATCTCGAGGTGCTCTGCCAGCGGTCGATCTCGGCGACGCTGCACGGCGGCGACCCGTTCGCGTCGGCCAGTCTCGCCAAGACCGTGTGGGGCGAGATCGGGCAGGATATGGCCGCCCTGGCCTTCGACGTGCTCGGCAGCCGCGGCGCCGACGGTTCGTGGGCAAGCTACCGCCTCACCTCACGTTCGCTGACAATCGCCGGCGGAACGACACAGATCAACAAGAACATCACCGCGCAGCGGGTGCTGGGGTTGCCCCGCAAATGA